Within the Chloroflexota bacterium genome, the region CAGCAGCGAGAGGGTCGGCACGCCCGTCGGCAGCGCATTCGCCTGGCCGACCAGGGCGTACAGCGTCGAGCCGACGAACACGACATCTTGAGGCCCGACCACCTCGGGCGCCGGCCCGATGGCCACCGACTGCAGGCCAGTCGCGACTGCGGTCGCCTGCCCGCCGTCAACCCGCAGGATGCGGCCACTCGTGCCGATCTTCGCAGACTGAAACGGCGGCACCCATGCAGACGGCTCGTCGCCGCCGGTGCCGGCCTCCGCCACATACAGCTTGCCATCCGGCCCGAACGTGAGGCCGCGCGGCGAATCCAGCCCGCTGGCCACCACTGTACGAGACCCTTGCGCCGCCGTCTGGGTCACACCGCTGAGGCCCAGGCTCAGCACCAATGTCAGGATGAGCGCCAGTACGATTCGCGCCATACTCCCCCCAACCACCATCATCGGCCGGTGCCCTCAAGCAGCCGGCCGCCTCCTCCACACGCCGGCAGCAGAGGATTCCCTCCGGCCGGGCGTCGCCACTATGGCCGCTCCGCCGCCGCGTGTCAAGCGGTCCAGCGCCCCGGGACACCCCCCAACACACGACGCGCCGGCCGAGTGGCCGGCGCGTCAAGGTATCGTCCGTCGCGGGCACATCCCGCCGCGCGAACGTGCCCGCCGCGCGAACGTGCCTACTGCACCTCAATCGTCCCGATCATCATCGGGTGCGGGATGCAGTAGTACGTGTAGGTCCCCGGCGCGTCGAACGTCTTCGAGTAGGCCCCGTCCGCGCCAAAGAGGCCGGAGTCCCACAGCTGGTTGACATCGGTGACGGTATGGTCCACTGGATCGTGGTTGGTCCAGGTGATCGTCGTGCCGACCGGCACCGTCATCGTCGTCGGCGCGAACACGAAGCCCTGAATCGGCAGATCGACGGCGCTCTGGGCGCGCACGCCCGACCACCCGCCTGCCAGCAGCAGCGCCGCCGCCGCGACGCCCGCAATCGCTCCCCGCACCCAGCCCGCTTGCGCCTGTACCATCGATGAAACCTACCGTCCCTCTTCCATCGTGTTCGGGCGGCCCTCCCACGCACGCAGGCCGCCCGCGCTGACTCTCGGTGACCGACCCGCCAGCCCGACGATCTCGCTCGTCGCGCCGCCCCGCGGACCCGTCCACCACACTACAACGGCCCAAACATCGCTACAGCGTCGAAGCGAACAGCCAGAATGTCAAGGAGCCGACATGTTGTACCTCGTGCGCCACTGCCAGACGACCGGCCAGGAGCCGGACGCGCCGCTGACGACGGCCGGTACGGCCCAGGCCGAGACGCTGGCGGCGTTGCTCGGCGGGCGCGGCATTCAGCGGATCGTCTCCAGCACCCACCTGCGCGCTCGCCAGTCAGCGCAGCCGCTGGCGGCCAGGACCGGGCTGCCGCTGGAGACGGATGGTCGGCTGGTCGAGCGGGTGCTCTCGACCGAGCCGCTGCCAGACTGGCGCGAGCGGCTGCTGGCAAGCTGGACCGACCACGACCTGGCCTATCCCGGCGGCGAGTCGGGCCGCGTGGCGACAGCCCGCGCCCTGGCGGCCATCGGCGAGGTGCTGGAGGCCGGGCCGCTGCCGGCCGCCGTCGTCACGCACGGGAACCTGCTGTCGCTGCTGCTGCACGCGCTCGACGGCCGCCCTGGCTTCGAGACCTGGGAGCGGCTCACCAACCCTGACGTCTTCCAGGTGGAACGGCAGATGGCGTCGGGCGGCCCGGCAGCGGCCACGAGGTGGCGCGTGACGCGCATCTGGCCCGGCTGACCGCGGGGAAACGCCTCTCGGGGCTGCAACCCCCGTCCTCATTGCCGTCCGAGCGTCAGTGCGAGCCGTTGACCTGCGGCCGGGGCGATCCAACCGGCAGCGGCTCCGGCAGCCGCGACGGCGTCCCGACGCCGCGCTTCACGCGCAGCCACCACCACAGCTTCGCGAGGCTGATGACCACCTTCACCAGCCGGCGCACGTGGAAGAACTGGGAGACGCCGTACGCCCGGTGGAAGTGGTTGACCGGCACCTCGACGGTCCGGAAGCCGGCGTACTGGATCTTGGTCATCAGCTCCAGCGCGATGGCCCCGCTGTTCTGGGTCAGCACCACCTTGTCGAAGACGTGGCGCTTGATCAGGCGGAAATCACAGTCCACGTCGTGCACCTTGAACTGGAACACGACCGCCATCAGGTTGTGGTAGGCCCAGCTGATGAACCGGCGATGGAGCGGATCGCGGCGGGTGATCTTGTTCCCCATCACCACGTCCACCTGACGGCCGGCCGCCTCCTCCCGTTCGAGCGCGGCGTAGAGACTTCGCATCTCACGAACGTCGTACTGGCCGTCGCCATCGGTGTAGAAGATCAGCTCGTAGCGACAGGCCGCGAAGCCGGCCCGCAGCGCGCCGCCGTAGTCGAGCGCTTCCGCGAACCGGATGATCCGCACGCGCCCACGGTCGAGGTTGTCAACGCCCCAATCCCCGTACAGTCGCTCCAGCTCGTCGAGGACGTCCCAGGCGTAGTCGGTGCTGCCATTCTCGACGACGATCACCTCGTAGTCGAGCGCCAGCTCACGCAACACAACGAGCGCCTCCATCACCATCGAGGCGATGGTGCCAGCGTCGTTGAAGCAGGGGAAGAACGCTGAGATACGGTGCTTCACAGCCACGCCAGGGAGTATACGTGGTCGGCGGCTCCAAACGGCACCGCCGACCGACCCACCACTACGAGCGCAGGCTCCAGCCCCGCGTCGACGCCAGGTGCTCGGCGCCCTTCGGCACCGTGAAGTTGGTCGACTGCGAGTAGAACCGGATCGGGTTCTCCCAGACCAGCCGTTCGGCCTCGTCGCGGCTGAAGCCGCTCTTGAGCATCAACTGCGCGACCTTCGGGACGCTCAGCACGTCTGACGGACCCCAGTCCGCGGAGCTGTTCACGATCAGCCGCTCGATGCCGTACTGCCGCGCGATGTTCACCGCCCGCTCGGGCGAGAGCTTGGTCACCGGGTAGACGGTCAGCCCGACGTAGTACTCGGTGCCGGCGAACAGCGGCATCGTCTCCTCGGTGTTGTGATCGACCAGCACCTGCCGCTGCTCGATGCCCTCCTCGGAGAGAATCCGCAGCGTCCGCTCGACGCCCACGCGCTTGTACTGATGTGGCGTGTGGACCAGCAGCAGCAGCCCGCGATCCCGCGCGATGCGGACCTGCTTGCGGAAGACCTCCTCCTCCGCCTCGGTCTGCCGGTCGAAGCCGACCTCGCCGATGGCGATGCAGCGCGGCCGGGACAGGTATTCCGGCAGCCGCTCCAGCACCTCGTTCGCCAGCGCCAGGTCGTTCGCCTCGCGCGGGTTCACCGAGAGGGTGCAGTGGTGCGAGATGTTGTACTGCGCCGCCCGCTCGGCCTCGAAGCCCAGCAGATGCTCGAAGTAGTCGTAGAAGGTGCCGGCATGGTGGCGCGCCGACCCCAGCCAGAAGGCGGGATCCACGACGGCCTCGATGCCAGCCAGGGCCATCGCCTCGTAATCGTCGGTCGTGCGCGCATACATGTGAATGTGCGGATCGAAGATACGCATTGGAGCCTCCTGGACTCTCCCGCGACTCAAAGGGCTGCCGTCTGGTGCGCCGTCCCCCCACGTCAGGGGCAGGATACCTGCCGATCGTGCGGTGACCGGACGACGCCGGAGTCTCGTGCTGAGCGCCGACTGATCGGTAGAGCGCTCACCATTCTCTCAGGGCAGGATACCACGCCCTCTCCCACCGCCGTGATGACGTGTCAGCGTGATGACGTGTCAGTCCGATGTCGCACGCCGAGCATGCGTACCGACCGACGCATCGGCGGTATACTTTCTGTCTGGCGGCGTGCTGTCCGCCGGTTGAGCTTCTGGAGCCACTATGCCCCGAACGAGTCGTTCAGTTGCCCAGCGACTGGCCGCGCAGCAGTCCGCAAAGTCGAAGAAGCGCCGCGCGCCACGTCCGGCTGAGGCTGCGCCGGCCGAGTCGTCGGTGAG harbors:
- a CDS encoding glycosyltransferase family 2 protein, yielding MAVKHRISAFFPCFNDAGTIASMVMEALVVLRELALDYEVIVVENGSTDYAWDVLDELERLYGDWGVDNLDRGRVRIIRFAEALDYGGALRAGFAACRYELIFYTDGDGQYDVREMRSLYAALEREEAAGRQVDVVMGNKITRRDPLHRRFISWAYHNLMAVVFQFKVHDVDCDFRLIKRHVFDKVVLTQNSGAIALELMTKIQYAGFRTVEVPVNHFHRAYGVSQFFHVRRLVKVVISLAKLWWWLRVKRGVGTPSRLPEPLPVGSPRPQVNGSH
- a CDS encoding histidine phosphatase family protein, with amino-acid sequence MLYLVRHCQTTGQEPDAPLTTAGTAQAETLAALLGGRGIQRIVSSTHLRARQSAQPLAARTGLPLETDGRLVERVLSTEPLPDWRERLLASWTDHDLAYPGGESGRVATARALAAIGEVLEAGPLPAAVVTHGNLLSLLLHALDGRPGFETWERLTNPDVFQVERQMASGGPAAATRWRVTRIWPG
- a CDS encoding TatD family hydrolase: MRIFDPHIHMYARTTDDYEAMALAGIEAVVDPAFWLGSARHHAGTFYDYFEHLLGFEAERAAQYNISHHCTLSVNPREANDLALANEVLERLPEYLSRPRCIAIGEVGFDRQTEAEEEVFRKQVRIARDRGLLLLVHTPHQYKRVGVERTLRILSEEGIEQRQVLVDHNTEETMPLFAGTEYYVGLTVYPVTKLSPERAVNIARQYGIERLIVNSSADWGPSDVLSVPKVAQLMLKSGFSRDEAERLVWENPIRFYSQSTNFTVPKGAEHLASTRGWSLRS